The proteins below are encoded in one region of Micromonospora sp. DSM 45708:
- a CDS encoding glycoside hydrolase family 13 protein produces the protein MSLQPHHDGSATYVPEQEPALGGTVPVFVRVPAGADVRQVHLRTTHDGEPHFTEAVVDRTVGGEVWWRADVEVRNPVSTYRFLLDGDAGARWLNAAGTAAHDVPDHGDFKLVSYAPPPAWARDALIYQIFPDRFARSAAADGRTAPDWAVPCDWDTPVIEHGPDTPRQFYGGDLDGITERLDHLDRLGVNTVYLTPIFPARSNHRYDASSFDTVDPLLGGDAALVRLADAVRARGWRLLGDITSNHTGDAHRWFTAAVSDVDALERDLYYFDLAGGDYESWNGVKSLPKLNWGSAELRRRFATAEDSLLRRWLRPPYGLDGWRVDVANMTGRRGADAYTHEVARLLREVVAETRPDALLLAEHGHDHTGDLDRDGWHGTMNYVGFTDPVWSWLRTGDAPVPNFLGTPGGVRRRDADAVLATMNAFRSLVSWRSYTHSWQMLGSHDSARIRTVVGDAARQEVAAGLLATMPGTPVIFAGDELGLTGTNGEGSRTPMPWHRPASWDRRTFDAYRSLLALRRDEPALRHGGLRWVHADADTLVFLREAPTGTVLALARRAPGTPLSLTGLPAADNVYGGAPALCPSTDGTVTLPADGPTFQAWRLS, from the coding sequence ATGTCCCTTCAGCCGCACCACGACGGATCCGCCACCTACGTGCCGGAGCAGGAGCCCGCGCTCGGCGGGACCGTCCCGGTGTTCGTCCGGGTGCCGGCCGGCGCCGACGTCCGCCAGGTGCACCTGCGCACCACCCACGACGGCGAACCCCACTTCACCGAGGCGGTGGTCGACCGCACCGTGGGCGGTGAGGTGTGGTGGCGGGCCGACGTCGAGGTCCGCAACCCGGTCAGCACCTACCGTTTCCTGCTCGACGGCGACGCCGGCGCCCGGTGGCTCAACGCGGCCGGCACCGCCGCCCACGACGTGCCGGACCACGGCGACTTCAAGCTGGTCAGCTACGCGCCGCCGCCGGCCTGGGCCCGGGACGCTCTGATCTACCAGATCTTCCCGGACCGGTTCGCCCGCTCGGCCGCGGCGGACGGACGCACCGCGCCGGACTGGGCCGTGCCGTGCGACTGGGACACGCCGGTGATCGAGCACGGCCCGGACACGCCCCGCCAGTTCTACGGCGGCGACCTGGACGGCATCACCGAGCGCCTGGACCACCTGGACCGGCTGGGGGTCAACACGGTCTACCTCACCCCGATCTTCCCGGCCCGCTCCAACCACAGGTACGACGCGTCCAGCTTCGACACCGTCGACCCGCTGCTCGGCGGCGACGCGGCGCTGGTCCGGCTCGCCGACGCGGTACGCGCCCGGGGCTGGCGGCTGCTCGGCGACATCACCAGCAACCACACCGGTGACGCGCACCGCTGGTTCACCGCCGCGGTGTCCGACGTCGACGCGTTGGAGCGGGACCTGTACTACTTCGACCTCGCGGGCGGGGACTACGAGTCGTGGAACGGGGTGAAGTCGCTGCCGAAGCTCAACTGGGGCAGCGCCGAGCTGCGCCGCCGGTTCGCCACCGCCGAGGACTCGCTGCTGCGCCGCTGGCTGCGCCCGCCGTACGGGCTGGACGGGTGGCGGGTGGACGTGGCGAACATGACCGGCCGGCGGGGCGCCGACGCGTACACCCACGAGGTGGCGCGGCTGCTGCGCGAGGTGGTCGCCGAGACCCGGCCGGACGCGTTGCTGCTCGCCGAGCACGGCCACGACCACACCGGCGACCTGGACCGGGACGGCTGGCACGGCACGATGAACTACGTCGGGTTCACCGACCCGGTGTGGTCCTGGCTGCGCACCGGGGACGCCCCGGTGCCGAACTTCCTCGGCACGCCCGGCGGGGTCCGGCGGCGGGACGCGGACGCGGTGCTGGCCACCATGAACGCCTTCCGGTCGTTGGTCTCGTGGCGGTCGTACACGCACTCGTGGCAGATGCTCGGCTCGCACGACTCGGCCCGGATCCGCACCGTGGTGGGCGACGCGGCCCGGCAGGAGGTCGCGGCCGGGCTGCTCGCCACCATGCCGGGGACCCCGGTGATCTTCGCCGGTGACGAGCTGGGCCTGACCGGCACGAACGGGGAGGGCTCGCGTACCCCGATGCCGTGGCACCGGCCGGCGAGCTGGGACCGGCGCACGTTCGACGCGTACCGGTCGCTGCTGGCGTTGCGCCGTGACGAGCCGGCGCTGCGGCACGGCGGCCTGCGCTGGGTGCACGCCGACGCGGACACGCTGGTCTTCCTCCGGGAGGCGCCGACCGGCACGGTGCTGGCCCTGGCCCGCCGCGCCCCCGGCACCCCGCTGTCGTTGACCGGCCTGCCCGCCGCCGACAACGTCTACGGCGGCGCCCCCGCGCTGTGCCCGTCCACGGACGGCACCGTGACGCTCCCGGCGGACGGCCCCACCTTCCAGGCCTGGCGCCTGTCCTGA
- a CDS encoding sugar ABC transporter permease, translating to MTTLTGGTRTGGASGPATVGHHAGRRKNRWFAQVGWRHLVGLLGVLFSLFPLVFVISAALNPLGTLSSTALVPTGGVSFGNFSELFARTGFAHWFLNSLLIAGGASFASVFLSALAAYAFSRMRFRGRRVGLLSLLLIQMFPQFLAIVAIFLIFGTITDLWPAIGFNTPWGLLLLYMGGALGVNTWLMKGFFDTLPRELDESATMDGASHAQVFFKIMLPLVAPILAVTGLLAFINTINEFLMASVFLTDTDAKTLAVGMRTMLQGAERNTNFGIFAAGTLLTAIPTVLVFQFLQRFIVSGLTSGAVKG from the coding sequence ATGACCACGCTCACCGGCGGCACCCGCACGGGGGGCGCGAGCGGTCCGGCGACCGTCGGCCACCACGCGGGCCGGCGGAAGAACCGGTGGTTCGCCCAGGTCGGTTGGCGGCATCTGGTCGGCCTGCTCGGCGTGCTGTTCAGTCTCTTCCCGCTGGTGTTCGTCATCTCCGCGGCGCTCAATCCGCTCGGCACCCTCTCCTCCACCGCCCTGGTGCCGACCGGCGGGGTGTCGTTCGGCAACTTCTCCGAGCTGTTCGCCCGCACCGGGTTCGCCCACTGGTTCCTGAACTCGCTGCTCATCGCCGGGGGGGCCTCGTTCGCCTCGGTCTTCCTCTCCGCGCTCGCGGCGTACGCCTTCTCCCGGATGCGGTTCCGGGGGCGGCGGGTGGGGTTGCTCTCGTTGCTGCTGATCCAGATGTTCCCGCAGTTCCTGGCGATCGTGGCGATCTTCCTGATCTTCGGCACGATCACCGACCTGTGGCCGGCCATCGGGTTCAACACCCCGTGGGGGCTCCTGCTGCTCTACATGGGTGGCGCGCTGGGCGTGAACACCTGGCTGATGAAGGGCTTCTTCGACACGCTGCCCAGGGAGTTGGACGAGTCGGCCACCATGGACGGCGCCTCGCACGCCCAGGTCTTCTTCAAGATCATGCTGCCGCTGGTGGCGCCGATCCTCGCGGTGACCGGACTGCTCGCCTTCATCAACACCATCAACGAGTTCCTGATGGCGAGCGTCTTCCTCACCGACACCGACGCCAAGACCCTCGCGGTCGGTATGCGGACCATGCTCCAGGGCGCCGAGCGGAACACCAACTTCGGCATCTTCGCCGCCGGCACCCTGCTCACCGCGATCCCCACCGTGCTGGTGTTCCAGTTCCTTCAGCGCTTCATCGTCTCCGGACTCACCTCCGGAGCGGTCAAGGGCTGA
- a CDS encoding ABC transporter permease subunit has protein sequence MSTPLSGPGPLQQTPGRGPAGTGSPRSSRTARNHAPITAAGLAAKVILLGLVAGIAIWAAFPLVEAGMWVGLAVLVASTAALFYLYLGRRHVPAKYLVPGTLFLIAFQIVPVLYTASTAFTNFGDGHRGSKDDAVVAIQSSSVKQVPGSAQYPLSVATKGDPATGPLVFLITDPKTEKVSVGDAEGLRPLDPGAATVAPGGKVTAADGYTVLNFGQASARSKDITDLVVPTAGGALRSSGLSRAYEGKAVRAYDPGCDCVRDSDSGKTWTADEEVGAFVAADGDRLAQGWKVNVGLSNFTRVLTDERISGPFLSTLIWNFAFAIGSTGGTFILGMLIALALHSPRVRGTNIYRVLLILPYAMPSFAMLLVWRDMFNTDFGLINNMFGLDVDWFGQAWSARAAVILVQLWLGYPYMFLVATGALQAIPRELTEATSVDGASPWQSFKAVTLPLLLVALSPLLISSFAFNFNNFNAIYLTTEGAPFPADNPSNGATDLLITYTYRLAFGGQAAQFGFAAAISLFIFAIVAVVSAVSFRRTRQQEEVYS, from the coding sequence ATGAGCACGCCGCTGTCCGGCCCGGGGCCTCTCCAGCAGACCCCGGGCCGGGGGCCCGCCGGCACCGGGTCCCCGCGCTCGTCCCGTACCGCGCGGAACCACGCGCCGATCACCGCGGCCGGCCTCGCCGCGAAGGTGATCCTGCTCGGCCTGGTGGCCGGCATCGCGATCTGGGCGGCCTTCCCGCTCGTGGAGGCCGGCATGTGGGTCGGCCTCGCCGTGCTGGTGGCGAGCACCGCCGCGCTGTTCTACCTCTACCTGGGTCGCCGGCACGTCCCGGCGAAGTACCTCGTCCCGGGCACGCTCTTCCTGATCGCCTTCCAGATCGTCCCGGTGCTCTACACCGCGAGCACGGCCTTCACCAACTTCGGCGACGGTCACCGCGGCAGCAAAGACGACGCGGTCGTCGCCATCCAGAGCTCCTCGGTGAAGCAGGTCCCCGGCTCCGCGCAGTACCCGCTGTCGGTCGCCACCAAGGGCGACCCCGCCACCGGCCCGCTGGTCTTCCTGATCACCGACCCGAAGACCGAGAAGGTCTCCGTCGGTGACGCCGAGGGCCTGCGACCGCTCGACCCCGGCGCGGCCACGGTCGCCCCCGGCGGGAAGGTCACCGCGGCCGACGGCTACACCGTGCTGAACTTCGGCCAGGCCAGCGCCCGCAGCAAGGACATCACCGACCTGGTGGTGCCGACCGCCGGTGGCGCGCTGCGATCGTCCGGCCTGTCCCGGGCGTACGAGGGCAAGGCGGTCCGGGCGTACGACCCGGGTTGTGACTGTGTCAGGGACAGCGACAGCGGCAAGACCTGGACGGCCGACGAGGAGGTCGGCGCGTTCGTCGCCGCCGACGGCGACCGCCTGGCCCAGGGCTGGAAGGTGAACGTCGGCCTGTCCAACTTCACCCGGGTGCTCACCGACGAGCGGATCTCCGGACCGTTCCTCAGCACGCTGATCTGGAACTTCGCCTTCGCGATCGGGTCCACCGGCGGCACGTTCATCCTCGGCATGCTGATCGCGCTCGCGCTGCACTCGCCCCGCGTCCGTGGCACCAACATCTACCGGGTGCTGCTGATCCTGCCCTACGCCATGCCGTCGTTCGCGATGCTGCTGGTCTGGCGGGACATGTTCAACACCGACTTCGGCCTGATCAACAACATGTTCGGGCTGGACGTCGACTGGTTCGGTCAGGCGTGGTCGGCCCGTGCGGCGGTCATCCTGGTGCAGCTCTGGCTCGGCTACCCGTACATGTTCCTGGTGGCCACCGGCGCGTTGCAGGCCATCCCGCGCGAGTTGACCGAGGCCACCTCGGTCGACGGGGCGTCGCCCTGGCAGTCGTTCAAGGCGGTCACGCTGCCGCTGCTGCTGGTCGCGCTCTCTCCTCTGCTGATCTCGTCGTTCGCGTTCAACTTCAACAACTTCAACGCGATCTACCTGACCACCGAGGGCGCGCCGTTCCCGGCGGACAACCCCAGCAACGGCGCCACCGATCTGCTGATCACCTACACGTACCGACTGGCGTTCGGCGGGCAGGCGGCGCAGTTCGGCTTCGCGGCGGCGATCTCGCTCTTCATCTTCGCCATCGTCGCGGTCGTGTCGGCGGTCAGCTTCCGGCGTACCCGCCAGCAGGAGGAGGTCTACTCATGA
- a CDS encoding sugar ABC transporter substrate-binding protein translates to MRIRTAGVVAVLGLALAASGCGDSGSDKPAAEQSASKATGGKLVIWADDKRTAALKPFTEKFGQENGVTVEVQAVPNEDLQNNFVTVSSQGGGPDVVIGAHDWIGNLVQNGAIEPVQLPDEQKAAFNETAIKAVTFNGQLYGVPYAQENLALIRNTDLAPEAPKTIEDLVATGKQLKAQKKVTETLCLQVGQKGDAYHIYPLYASAGGYLFGTTANGDYDPKDLGVGKPESIAAFKKIAALGEKGEGVLKRSIADTNSTATFTGKKCAFLVSGPWATADVKKAGIKYDVSAIPGFAGGKAAAPFVGVQSFYVAAKGKNKALAQEFVANYVTKPELAVALYQADPRPPALTAALDQVKGSDADLAKFVEAGKNGQVLPAIPAMAAVWDPFGKAEAAIIGGADPTSTVTAAGKTIAGSIK, encoded by the coding sequence ATGCGCATCCGTACCGCGGGTGTGGTCGCCGTCCTCGGCCTGGCGCTCGCCGCGTCCGGCTGTGGTGACAGCGGCAGCGACAAGCCGGCCGCCGAGCAGTCCGCCAGCAAGGCGACCGGCGGCAAGCTGGTCATCTGGGCCGACGACAAGCGCACGGCCGCCCTCAAGCCGTTCACCGAGAAGTTCGGCCAGGAGAACGGCGTGACCGTCGAGGTCCAGGCCGTCCCGAACGAGGACCTCCAGAACAACTTCGTCACCGTGTCCAGCCAGGGCGGCGGGCCGGACGTGGTGATCGGCGCGCACGACTGGATCGGCAACCTGGTCCAGAACGGCGCCATCGAGCCGGTGCAGCTCCCCGACGAGCAGAAGGCCGCCTTCAACGAGACGGCGATCAAGGCCGTCACGTTCAACGGCCAGCTCTACGGCGTGCCCTACGCGCAGGAGAACCTGGCGCTGATCCGCAACACCGACCTGGCCCCCGAGGCGCCGAAGACGATCGAGGACCTGGTCGCCACCGGCAAGCAGCTCAAGGCGCAGAAGAAGGTCACCGAGACGCTCTGCCTCCAGGTCGGCCAGAAGGGCGACGCGTACCACATCTACCCGCTGTACGCCTCGGCCGGCGGCTACCTCTTCGGCACCACCGCCAACGGCGACTACGACCCGAAGGACCTGGGCGTGGGCAAGCCGGAGTCGATCGCCGCGTTCAAGAAGATCGCCGCGCTCGGTGAGAAGGGCGAAGGCGTGCTGAAGCGCTCCATCGCCGACACCAACTCGACCGCCACCTTCACCGGCAAGAAGTGCGCCTTCCTGGTCTCCGGACCGTGGGCCACCGCCGACGTGAAGAAGGCCGGCATCAAGTACGACGTCTCCGCCATCCCGGGCTTCGCCGGTGGCAAGGCCGCTGCGCCGTTCGTGGGCGTCCAGTCCTTCTACGTGGCCGCCAAGGGCAAGAACAAGGCGCTGGCCCAGGAGTTCGTCGCCAACTACGTCACCAAGCCGGAGCTGGCCGTGGCGCTGTACCAGGCCGACCCGCGTCCGCCGGCGCTGACCGCCGCGTTGGACCAGGTCAAGGGCAGCGACGCGGACCTGGCCAAGTTCGTCGAGGCCGGCAAGAACGGCCAGGTGCTCCCGGCGATCCCGGCCATGGCCGCGGTCTGGGACCCGTTCGGCAAGGCCGAGGCCGCCATCATCGGCGGTGCCGACCCGACCAGCACGGTCACCGCGGCCGGTAAGACGATCGCCGGTTCGATCAAGTAA
- a CDS encoding LacI family DNA-binding transcriptional regulator, which yields MRARLSDIAQQAEVSEATVSRVLNDRPGVAPETRQAVLTALDVLGYERPARLRKRSAGLVGLVVPELDNPIFPAFAQIIESALAPTGYTPVLCTQTPGGVREDEYVEMLLDRQVSGIVFVSGLHADTAADHDRYRTLLARPLPIVMINGYAPGIPAPFVSCDDRESAELAVAHLVALGHRRIGLITGPDRFVPVQRKVAGYKAAMRRLTDVADDDLTELTELSLFGVEGGEAAAGRLLERGVTGLVCGSDLMALGAIRAARQRGRSVPDDVSVVGYDDSPLMAFTDPPLTTVRQPVAAMAVAAVRALVDEINGHPSPNSEYLFRPELVVRGSTAVARPAPAPKRQRPAPTLPIPA from the coding sequence ATGCGCGCTCGACTGTCCGACATCGCCCAACAGGCCGAAGTCAGCGAGGCCACGGTGTCGCGGGTGCTCAACGACCGCCCCGGTGTGGCCCCGGAGACCCGGCAGGCCGTCCTCACCGCCCTCGACGTGCTCGGCTACGAGCGCCCGGCCCGGCTGCGCAAACGCAGCGCCGGGCTGGTCGGCCTGGTCGTGCCCGAGCTGGACAACCCGATCTTCCCGGCGTTCGCCCAGATCATCGAGTCCGCCCTGGCTCCCACCGGCTACACGCCGGTGCTGTGCACCCAGACCCCCGGCGGCGTCCGCGAGGACGAGTACGTCGAGATGCTGTTGGACCGGCAGGTCTCCGGCATCGTCTTCGTCTCCGGCCTGCACGCCGACACCGCCGCCGACCACGACCGGTACCGCACGCTGCTCGCCCGGCCACTGCCGATCGTCATGATCAACGGGTACGCGCCCGGCATCCCCGCGCCGTTCGTCTCCTGCGACGACCGGGAGTCCGCCGAGCTCGCGGTCGCCCACCTGGTCGCGCTCGGGCACCGACGGATCGGCCTGATCACCGGCCCGGACCGGTTCGTCCCGGTCCAGCGCAAGGTCGCCGGCTACAAGGCCGCGATGCGGCGTCTCACCGACGTCGCCGACGACGACCTGACCGAGCTGACCGAGTTGTCCCTGTTCGGCGTGGAGGGCGGCGAGGCCGCCGCCGGTCGGCTCCTCGAACGCGGCGTCACCGGCCTGGTCTGCGGCTCGGACCTGATGGCGCTCGGCGCGATCCGGGCGGCCCGCCAGCGCGGCCGGTCCGTCCCCGACGACGTCTCGGTGGTCGGCTACGACGACTCGCCGCTGATGGCCTTCACCGATCCGCCGCTGACCACGGTGCGCCAGCCGGTCGCGGCCATGGCGGTGGCCGCCGTGCGGGCCCTGGTCGACGAGATCAACGGGCACCCGTCCCCGAACTCCGAGTACCTGTTCCGCCCGGAGCTGGTGGTACGCGGCTCCACCGCGGTGGCGAGGCCCGCCCCCGCCCCCAAACGCCAACGCCCCGCCCCCACCCTCCCCATCCCCGCCTGA
- a CDS encoding glycoside hydrolase family 13 protein yields MTSAPTPTPPATDDDWWRSAVVYQVYVRSFADANSDGVGDLQGIRGRLPYLRDLGVDALWLTPFYTSPQVDAGYDVADYRDVDPLFGNLTDFDEMITDAHALGLRIIVDLVPNHTSSAHPWFAAALAAGPGSPERERYLFADGKGEQGELPPNDWESIFGGPAWTRVVDGQWYLHLFDPAQPDLNWRHPEVRAEFEDVLRFWLDRGVDGFRIDVAHGMIKAEGLPDVGFSTMTTGQRQSDLLGKGRLPYFDQDEVHDIYRAWRPILDSYPGGRMAVAEAWAETPQRLARYIGPDELHQAFSFDFLEATWSADSFRKVIDTALAEATIVGAPTTWVLSNHDKQRHVTRYGDGEVGLRRARAAALLMFALPGCAYVYQGEELGLPEVLDLPDELRQDPAFLRTGESRDGCRVPMPWSGELAPYGFGPDGSELSWLPAPATWRALSVAAQSGTPGSTLELYRAALRIRGTHPALAGVGDITWLETEPGVLAFRRTTGDTELTCVVNLSGADVTVTGLGRPIVASADLTGRGDGHVLPVDAAAWFERR; encoded by the coding sequence ATGACCTCCGCCCCCACCCCCACGCCACCGGCCACCGACGACGACTGGTGGCGCTCCGCAGTCGTCTACCAGGTCTACGTCCGCAGCTTCGCGGACGCGAACTCCGACGGCGTCGGTGACCTCCAGGGCATCCGGGGGCGCCTGCCCTACCTGCGCGACCTGGGCGTGGACGCGCTCTGGCTCACGCCCTTCTACACCTCCCCGCAGGTCGACGCCGGCTACGACGTGGCCGACTACCGCGACGTCGACCCGCTCTTCGGCAACCTGACCGACTTCGACGAGATGATCACCGACGCGCACGCCCTGGGCCTGCGGATCATCGTCGACCTGGTGCCGAACCACACCTCCAGTGCGCACCCCTGGTTCGCCGCGGCGCTCGCCGCCGGCCCGGGTTCCCCGGAGCGCGAGCGCTACCTGTTCGCCGACGGCAAGGGCGAGCAGGGTGAGCTGCCCCCGAACGACTGGGAGAGCATCTTCGGCGGACCGGCCTGGACCCGCGTGGTCGACGGCCAGTGGTACCTGCACCTGTTCGACCCGGCCCAGCCCGACCTCAACTGGCGTCACCCCGAGGTGCGCGCCGAGTTCGAGGACGTCCTGCGGTTCTGGCTGGACCGCGGCGTCGACGGCTTCCGGATCGACGTGGCGCACGGGATGATCAAGGCCGAGGGCCTGCCCGACGTCGGCTTCAGCACGATGACCACCGGGCAGCGCCAGTCGGATCTGCTGGGCAAGGGCCGGCTGCCCTACTTCGACCAGGACGAGGTGCACGACATCTACCGCGCCTGGCGGCCGATCCTGGACAGCTACCCGGGCGGCCGGATGGCGGTCGCCGAGGCCTGGGCCGAGACGCCGCAGCGGCTGGCCCGCTACATCGGCCCGGACGAGCTGCACCAGGCGTTCAGCTTCGACTTCCTGGAAGCCACCTGGTCGGCCGACTCGTTCCGCAAGGTGATCGACACGGCGCTGGCCGAGGCGACCATCGTCGGCGCGCCGACCACCTGGGTGCTCTCCAACCACGACAAGCAGCGCCACGTCACCCGGTACGGCGACGGCGAGGTCGGCCTGCGCCGGGCTCGGGCCGCCGCGTTGCTGATGTTCGCGCTGCCCGGCTGCGCGTACGTCTACCAGGGCGAGGAACTGGGCCTGCCCGAGGTGCTGGACCTCCCCGACGAGCTGCGCCAGGACCCGGCGTTCCTCCGCACCGGCGAGAGCCGGGACGGCTGCCGGGTGCCGATGCCGTGGAGCGGCGAGCTGGCCCCGTACGGCTTCGGGCCGGACGGCAGCGAACTGAGCTGGCTGCCGGCGCCGGCGACCTGGCGGGCCCTCTCGGTGGCCGCCCAGTCCGGGACGCCCGGCTCGACGCTGGAGCTCTACCGGGCGGCGCTGCGGATCCGCGGCACGCACCCGGCGCTGGCCGGCGTCGGCGACATCACCTGGCTGGAGACCGAACCCGGCGTGCTGGCGTTCCGCCGCACCACCGGGGACACGGAGCTGACCTGCGTGGTCAACCTCAGCGGCGCCGACGTGACGGTGACCGGCCTCGGCCGGCCGATCGTCGCCAGCGCCGATCTCACCGGGCGGGGCGACGGGCACGTCCTGCCGGTGGACGCGGCTGCGTGGTTCGAACGGCGCTGA
- a CDS encoding GntR family transcriptional regulator, with protein sequence MSPRILVDAESATPPYEQVRAQLAGAIGTGRLAVGTRLPAVRQLAADLGLAVNTVARAYRELEAAGLVQTRGRHGTVVAPGRDDATDRLHRAAADYAVEARRLGVPPDRAVALVRAALDAGTRG encoded by the coding sequence ATGAGCCCGCGGATCCTGGTGGACGCGGAGTCGGCGACACCCCCGTACGAGCAGGTGCGCGCCCAGCTCGCGGGCGCCATCGGGACCGGGAGGCTGGCGGTGGGCACCCGGCTGCCCGCGGTCCGGCAGCTCGCCGCCGACCTGGGGCTGGCGGTGAACACGGTGGCGCGGGCCTACCGCGAGCTGGAGGCCGCCGGGCTGGTGCAGACCCGGGGCCGGCACGGCACGGTGGTGGCGCCCGGACGCGACGACGCCACCGACCGGCTGCACCGGGCCGCGGCCGACTACGCCGTCGAGGCGCGTCGCCTGGGTGTGCCGCCGGATCGGGCGGTCGCCCTGGTCCGGGCCGCGCTGGACGCCGGTACGCGTGGCTGA
- a CDS encoding YihY/virulence factor BrkB family protein — MNVFGRIETAVGRRIDAARGRSSVFDHVWLAGTLYADLLAGRLAAAIAYYGFFAVFALALVAYWIFGAVLRDNEEVSRAAAEFLRENLPFLDPAQIAESSNTVGVVGLIILVFTGIGWVEAIRSSQRLMYGFNQQPGNLVVRRLVDLGVLVAVFVLLFVSVAAVDALESLLRFLLRSTGSVGLTTVSAVLSVLVNAVLAAALLLAVPRLRMSRRRLRPAVLTVAIGITLLNTVGRYYVVRTERNPAYTVVATAVGLLLYLYLLNQMVLFGAALAATSRYGRVVDLAEGGAREVDVEADVLDEETDPGTPGGGG, encoded by the coding sequence GTGAACGTCTTCGGCCGGATCGAGACGGCGGTCGGGCGCCGGATCGACGCGGCCCGGGGTCGCTCGTCCGTCTTCGACCACGTCTGGCTGGCCGGAACGCTCTACGCCGACCTGCTCGCCGGGCGGCTCGCCGCCGCCATCGCCTACTACGGCTTCTTCGCCGTGTTCGCGCTCGCCCTGGTCGCGTACTGGATCTTCGGCGCGGTGCTGCGGGACAACGAGGAGGTCAGCCGCGCGGCGGCCGAGTTCCTCCGGGAGAACCTGCCCTTCCTCGACCCGGCGCAGATCGCCGAGAGCAGCAACACCGTCGGCGTGGTCGGCCTGATCATCCTGGTCTTCACCGGGATCGGGTGGGTGGAGGCGATCCGCTCGTCGCAGCGGCTGATGTACGGCTTCAACCAGCAGCCCGGCAACCTCGTGGTGCGCCGCCTGGTCGACCTGGGCGTGCTGGTCGCGGTCTTCGTGCTGCTCTTCGTCTCGGTCGCCGCCGTCGACGCGCTGGAGTCGCTGCTGCGCTTCCTGCTGCGCAGCACCGGCTCGGTCGGCCTGACCACTGTCAGCGCGGTGCTGAGCGTGCTGGTCAATGCCGTGCTGGCCGCCGCGCTGCTGTTGGCCGTGCCCCGGCTGCGGATGAGCCGCCGCCGGTTGCGCCCGGCGGTGCTGACCGTCGCGATCGGGATCACGTTGCTCAACACCGTGGGGCGCTACTACGTGGTGCGCACCGAGCGGAACCCGGCGTACACGGTGGTGGCGACCGCCGTGGGCCTGCTGCTCTACCTCTACCTGCTCAACCAGATGGTGCTCTTCGGCGCCGCGCTCGCCGCCACCAGCCGGTACGGCCGGGTGGTCGACCTGGCCGAGGGCGGTGCGCGGGAGGTGGACGTGGAGGCGGACGTGCTGGACGAGGAGACCGACCCGGGCACGCCGGGGGGCGGGGGATGA
- a CDS encoding 2'-5' RNA ligase family protein — MARNVAGSDAAPGGGDTIQIGIAVDVPEPWGGLLTRRRVSAGDPQAVPAHVTLLGPTEIPVRALPSVEAHLSRVAATHLPFTLHLRGTGTFRPVTQVVFVTVAAGISECELLAAAINSAPELRREARFPYHPHVTVAQDVPPEVLDKAYEDLADFSALFEVEAFTLFSHSGAARWQPRRDFRLGGPR, encoded by the coding sequence ATGGCGCGCAACGTGGCGGGCAGTGACGCAGCGCCGGGCGGCGGGGACACGATCCAGATCGGGATCGCGGTCGACGTGCCCGAGCCGTGGGGCGGGCTGCTCACCCGCCGCCGGGTCTCCGCCGGTGACCCGCAGGCCGTCCCGGCCCACGTCACCCTGCTCGGTCCGACCGAGATCCCGGTACGCGCGCTGCCCTCGGTCGAGGCGCACCTGAGCCGGGTGGCCGCCACGCACCTGCCGTTCACGCTGCACCTGCGCGGCACCGGCACGTTCCGCCCGGTCACCCAGGTGGTCTTCGTGACGGTGGCGGCCGGGATCAGCGAGTGCGAGCTGCTCGCCGCTGCCATCAACTCGGCCCCGGAGCTGCGGCGCGAGGCCCGCTTCCCGTACCACCCCCACGTCACCGTGGCCCAGGACGTGCCACCCGAGGTGCTCGACAAGGCGTACGAGGACCTGGCCGACTTCTCCGCGCTGTTCGAGGTGGAGGCGTTCACGCTCTTCTCGCACAGCGGCGCGGCCCGGTGGCAGCCCCGTCGCGACTTCCGGCTCGGCGGCCCGCGCTGA